Proteins co-encoded in one Bacteroidota bacterium genomic window:
- a CDS encoding M1 family metallopeptidase, translating to MLFLVYFVGIAHGKNYFQQALSYHIVVHLSDTKNELIANETIEYLNNSSDTLTEIYFHLWPNAYKNDETAMAKQLLENGETKFYYSSEKERGYIDGLKFSVNQQAAVFELDKTFIDVGKLRLNEPLLPGQSISINTPFHVKLPSAEISRLGYLGQSYMISQWYPKPAVYDRNGWHTMPYLTQGEFYSEFANFDVKITLPKNYVVGASGTLNDSTELAWLTKKAAEVDTTNSFDTSFPNSDTLTKTLHYTANNVHDFAWFADKRYRVVKNEIELPVSKRKITSWTFYTNSQPKLWKKVPEYVKSTILAYSEYIGEYPFDQITVVDGTIAAGAGMEYPMITVVGNAGSAFEMEYTLIHEIGHNWFYGILGNNERKHAWMDEGMNSYFNLRYFEQKYPNKNFAALHSSERAVKFARLNNYSHKTEYVLQYLSLARKKMDQACSLAAGDFTPLNYSAIVYDKTAFCFHYLCSYLGENLFDSLMHTYYETWKFKHPQPEDLKAIFEQGSKQNLEWFFDDLLTSTKTIDYKIKSIKEQDSVYVLKIKNKGEIAGPFSITAINNNQPITTKRYSGFRKKATLTFPKASYKLLEIDTRWNMPEISRRNNVVRTQGIFKKVEPFRFQFIGTIDNSQKTIVNYFPVVGFTAHDNFMAGMTFYNYTLMQKPFEYLIMPLYSIKNENLVGSLQLSYHYNSRGALQAIEPQLSIKKYSFRSVPFNLEYLKFAPALTLAIRKKNPRSSIHQKIKLRSISILEDEAIYSANEKQYQLKKYSNRYTINQASYAFTNKRTINPFELSLQVEQGKNFIKSALEGCYHISYKRRSKTADIRLFAGKFLYQKNVNSYFGFTMNANNDYLYDNIYLGRNEIQAFYNQQVYMKDGSFKNLTLTPNSTDWILAMNILLPAPDKIPLAFYADFGKSTTSSTLDYDCGVALIILKNCIEVYVPIKQSSDLNQLMFAEKIRFVLHFNNLNPIEQLKSSIN from the coding sequence TTGCTTTTTCTGGTTTATTTTGTTGGGATTGCTCATGGTAAAAATTATTTTCAACAGGCTTTATCCTATCATATAGTTGTTCATTTATCGGATACCAAAAATGAATTGATTGCCAACGAAACTATTGAATACCTTAACAATTCGAGCGATACCTTAACTGAAATTTATTTTCACTTATGGCCCAATGCATACAAAAATGATGAAACGGCCATGGCCAAGCAATTGCTCGAAAATGGTGAAACTAAGTTTTATTATTCTTCAGAAAAGGAACGCGGCTATATTGATGGATTGAAGTTTAGTGTAAATCAACAAGCAGCAGTTTTTGAACTTGATAAAACTTTTATAGATGTTGGTAAATTACGTTTAAATGAACCCTTGTTGCCGGGCCAAAGTATTTCTATTAATACCCCTTTCCATGTAAAATTACCTTCTGCCGAAATTTCACGATTAGGTTACTTGGGACAATCCTATATGATTTCGCAATGGTATCCTAAGCCCGCTGTATACGATCGAAACGGATGGCATACAATGCCCTATTTAACACAAGGTGAATTTTATAGTGAGTTTGCAAATTTTGATGTAAAAATTACCTTACCCAAAAATTATGTGGTGGGTGCAAGTGGAACTTTGAACGATAGCACAGAGCTGGCATGGCTAACAAAAAAAGCAGCAGAAGTTGATACCACAAATAGCTTTGATACTAGTTTTCCGAATTCAGATACGCTTACAAAAACCTTGCATTATACAGCCAACAATGTACACGATTTTGCATGGTTTGCTGATAAGCGCTACCGTGTGGTAAAGAACGAAATTGAGTTGCCTGTTTCGAAACGAAAAATTACTTCCTGGACTTTTTACACCAACAGCCAACCCAAGCTTTGGAAAAAAGTACCTGAATACGTGAAATCAACTATTCTCGCATATTCTGAATACATAGGTGAATATCCCTTTGATCAGATAACGGTTGTGGATGGTACTATTGCTGCCGGTGCCGGTATGGAATACCCTATGATTACTGTTGTAGGAAATGCGGGATCGGCGTTTGAAATGGAATACACCCTTATTCATGAAATTGGACATAATTGGTTTTATGGAATTTTAGGAAACAACGAACGTAAACATGCCTGGATGGATGAAGGAATGAACAGTTATTTTAATCTGCGCTATTTTGAGCAAAAGTATCCTAACAAAAATTTCGCTGCTTTACATAGCTCCGAACGTGCTGTAAAGTTTGCAAGGCTAAATAATTACAGTCATAAAACAGAATATGTTTTGCAGTATTTATCCCTTGCCCGAAAAAAAATGGATCAAGCTTGTTCCTTAGCTGCGGGCGATTTTACTCCCTTGAATTATTCAGCCATTGTTTATGATAAGACTGCCTTCTGTTTTCATTATTTGTGTAGCTATTTAGGTGAAAATTTGTTTGATTCGTTGATGCATACGTACTATGAAACTTGGAAATTTAAACATCCTCAACCGGAAGATTTAAAAGCCATTTTTGAACAAGGCAGCAAGCAAAATTTGGAGTGGTTTTTTGATGATTTATTAACTTCAACAAAAACCATCGATTACAAAATAAAATCGATTAAAGAACAGGATTCAGTATATGTTTTAAAAATAAAAAACAAGGGCGAAATTGCAGGACCTTTCAGTATTACAGCTATTAATAACAATCAGCCTATTACTACAAAACGGTATTCGGGATTCAGAAAAAAAGCTACACTAACATTCCCGAAAGCATCGTACAAATTACTTGAAATTGACACTCGATGGAACATGCCTGAAATTAGCCGCAGAAACAATGTTGTTCGCACACAAGGCATATTCAAGAAAGTGGAGCCATTTCGCTTTCAGTTTATCGGTACCATTGATAATAGTCAAAAAACAATTGTAAATTATTTTCCGGTAGTAGGATTTACGGCACACGATAACTTTATGGCCGGTATGACATTTTACAACTATACACTAATGCAAAAACCTTTTGAATATTTGATTATGCCTTTGTATTCAATAAAAAATGAAAATCTAGTAGGGTCATTACAGTTGTCTTATCATTACAACTCACGGGGTGCCTTACAAGCAATAGAACCTCAACTATCCATAAAAAAATACAGTTTTCGCTCCGTTCCCTTTAATTTAGAATACCTCAAATTTGCGCCTGCACTAACTCTTGCGATCAGAAAAAAAAATCCTCGCAGCTCTATTCATCAAAAAATAAAGCTGCGTAGTATTTCCATTCTTGAGGACGAAGCAATTTATTCGGCAAACGAAAAACAGTATCAATTAAAAAAATATTCGAATCGCTATACAATTAATCAAGCAAGTTATGCTTTCACAAATAAACGCACCATCAATCCGTTTGAACTTTCGCTTCAAGTGGAGCAGGGTAAAAATTTTATCAAATCTGCGCTTGAAGGTTGTTACCACATTAGTTACAAACGACGCTCTAAAACAGCCGACATACGCTTATTTGCAGGAAAATTTCTTTACCAAAAAAATGTGAATTCTTACTTTGGCTTTACCATGAATGCCAATAACGATTATTTATACGACAATATTTATTTGGGAAGAAATGAAATACAAGCTTTCTATAATCAACAAGTATACATGAAAGATGGAAGTTTCAAAAATTTAACCCTCACGCCCAATTCAACGGATTGGATACTTGCCATGAATATTCTGCTACCAGCGCCTG
- a CDS encoding AhpC/TSA family protein: protein MKKIVCSLLLLSVVLIACSNKPKGAVEITGKLSNSAGEKIYFDELTAASINSKDSVIVGKDGSFKLTATVPQLGFYRLRLTNSNFALLLLDTADKIEFNADARNFSGTYSVKGSEASKKIALVNYVMQRNYFIGDSLKKVYASYQGSPKMDSVGRALDMQYNRVKITETVFLKKFITDNIESLVSLSVIDRLNSETEMDYYLKLDKALYAKYPNSDYVKMFHNRVSEMNKLGIGTLAPDISLSTPDGKTVSLSSYRGKVVLVDFWASWCRPCRAENPNVVKAYNMFHAKGFDVLGVSLDKDKAAWQKAIADDHLSWTHISDLGMWNSSVVKLYNISGIPFSVLLDKEGKVVAKGLRGEELESAIRKLLP from the coding sequence ATGAAAAAAATTGTATGCTCTCTTTTATTACTATCGGTGGTACTTATCGCCTGTTCAAATAAACCGAAAGGTGCAGTTGAGATAACCGGAAAACTTAGCAACAGTGCCGGCGAAAAAATTTATTTTGATGAACTAACAGCTGCGAGTATCAACAGCAAGGATTCAGTTATAGTTGGAAAAGATGGTTCGTTTAAACTAACTGCCACAGTTCCTCAATTGGGTTTTTATCGTTTACGATTAACCAATTCAAATTTTGCTTTACTCTTACTTGATACCGCAGATAAGATTGAATTCAATGCTGATGCGCGCAATTTTTCGGGAACCTATAGCGTAAAAGGTTCAGAAGCAAGTAAAAAAATAGCACTTGTAAATTACGTGATGCAACGCAATTATTTCATTGGCGATTCTCTAAAAAAAGTATATGCATCCTATCAAGGCTCTCCTAAAATGGACAGTGTTGGAAGAGCTTTGGATATGCAATACAATCGAGTTAAGATAACTGAAACAGTTTTCCTAAAGAAATTTATCACCGACAATATTGAATCATTGGTTTCCCTTTCGGTAATTGACCGCCTTAATAGTGAAACCGAAATGGATTATTACTTAAAGTTAGACAAGGCACTTTATGCTAAATATCCGAATTCAGATTATGTAAAAATGTTCCATAATCGAGTTTCAGAGATGAATAAATTGGGAATAGGCACTTTAGCTCCCGACATCAGTTTATCGACTCCAGATGGCAAAACGGTGTCACTTTCTTCGTATCGCGGCAAGGTTGTATTGGTTGATTTTTGGGCATCTTGGTGCCGTCCTTGTCGTGCCGAAAACCCGAATGTAGTTAAAGCCTACAATATGTTTCATGCAAAGGGATTTGATGTGTTAGGTGTTTCACTTGATAAGGATAAAGCTGCCTGGCAAAAAGCTATTGCCGACGATCACCTTAGCTGGACACACATTAGCGATTTAGGCATGTGGAACTCATCGGTTGTGAAGTTGTACAACATTAGCGGAATACCATTTAGCGTGTTGCTCGATAAAGAAGGTAAAGTAGTTGCAAAAGGGTTGCGCGGTGAGGAATTAGAGAGTGCCATTCGCAAACTTTTGCCTTAG
- a CDS encoding response regulator transcription factor — MRKSKIRVAITDDHPLFREGMSALLNEEPEIKVILKASNGRELLDQLKTTQVDVLLLDLEMPVMPGRETLDIVKMRYPDIKVLILTMHNDDNFIVEMVDRGANGFLLKDNSVDDVIDGIICVTHTDYYFTKRVRDAIKNISELREKHQQNKFEKLTPREIEIVKMICRDMKSSEIAQELNISLRTVEGHRNNLIAKTNCKTTAGVVLYAIKNKIL, encoded by the coding sequence ATGAGAAAGAGTAAAATACGTGTTGCCATTACCGACGATCATCCTTTGTTTCGTGAAGGAATGAGTGCTTTGTTAAACGAAGAGCCCGAGATAAAAGTAATCTTGAAAGCTTCCAATGGAAGAGAATTGCTCGATCAGCTAAAAACCACACAGGTTGATGTATTGCTGCTCGATTTGGAGATGCCGGTAATGCCGGGCAGAGAAACCTTGGATATTGTGAAAATGCGTTATCCCGATATTAAAGTATTAATACTAACCATGCATAACGACGATAATTTTATTGTAGAAATGGTAGATAGGGGCGCTAATGGATTTTTGCTTAAAGACAATAGTGTTGACGATGTAATTGACGGAATAATTTGTGTAACCCATACCGATTATTATTTCACTAAAAGGGTGCGAGATGCTATTAAAAATATAAGCGAACTAAGAGAAAAGCATCAACAAAATAAGTTTGAAAAACTCACACCGCGTGAAATAGAAATAGTAAAAATGATTTGCCGCGACATGAAGTCATCCGAAATCGCCCAAGAGCTAAACATCAGCTTACGCACTGTTGAAGGGCATAGAAATAATTTAATTGCCAAAACCAATTGCAAAACAACTGCGGGAGTTGTATTGTATGCTATAAAGAATAAAATCCTTTAG
- a CDS encoding T9SS type A sorting domain-containing protein produces the protein MVYLKRVILVISVFYYFHTKAQNLITNGDFENFSTCPNQLSQLYYANGWFQPHKYPGNHNVNAFCSTDFFYQCADSQSNVSVPANFIGFQSAHSGIGFMGGALFTPFFSGNGEREYAETKLTQTLIAGKKYNLNYFVSLSNKCGYSITKFDAYFSNDSLLYTSTDRMKIPVTPQIQYNGRINDTLNWVQISGSYVAIGGENFLTLGNFHDVTLCDSLTNPYFSPYPFAYYYYDDITLIEDTITAIDELGNSNFEIFPNPANASLQIKSLQLKKQVKIWNVYGSAVFNRACNSYLENIDVSNLENGVYIVECEFGNGMKQRRKIVVQH, from the coding sequence GTGGTGTATTTAAAAAGGGTAATTCTTGTTATTTCAGTTTTCTATTATTTCCATACAAAAGCTCAAAATTTAATAACTAACGGGGATTTTGAAAATTTTTCAACATGCCCAAATCAATTATCTCAACTATATTATGCTAATGGTTGGTTTCAACCTCATAAATATCCCGGCAATCATAATGTAAATGCATTTTGTAGTACAGATTTTTTTTACCAATGTGCCGATTCTCAATCCAATGTTTCGGTACCAGCAAATTTTATTGGATTTCAATCGGCACATAGTGGCATTGGATTTATGGGAGGTGCATTATTTACTCCTTTTTTTTCTGGAAATGGAGAAAGAGAATATGCTGAAACAAAATTAACTCAAACACTAATTGCAGGAAAAAAGTACAACTTAAATTATTTTGTTTCATTATCAAATAAATGTGGTTATTCAATCACAAAATTTGATGCTTATTTTTCAAATGATAGCTTACTTTATACAAGTACCGATCGTATGAAGATACCTGTAACACCACAAATTCAATATAATGGAAGAATTAATGACACTTTAAATTGGGTTCAGATTAGTGGAAGTTATGTAGCTATTGGCGGAGAAAATTTCTTAACTCTTGGAAATTTTCATGATGTTACTTTATGTGACTCTTTGACTAATCCCTATTTTTCTCCATATCCATTTGCATATTATTACTATGATGATATCACCTTAATTGAAGATACAATAACAGCAATAGATGAATTGGGAAATTCCAATTTTGAAATTTTTCCAAATCCTGCAAATGCTAGCTTGCAAATAAAATCACTTCAACTCAAGAAACAAGTTAAGATTTGGAATGTTTATGGAAGTGCGGTTTTTAATAGAGCATGTAATAGTTATCTTGAAAATATTGATGTTTCAAATCTCGAAAATGGGGTTTATATTGTTGAGTGTGAATTTGGAAATGGAATGAAGCAGAGAAGAAAGATTGTTGTTCAGCATTGA
- a CDS encoding T9SS type A sorting domain-containing protein, with the protein MSRIIQYTFVLLSFSFFQTKAQNIVPNGDFENFSTCPNIPTQLFYATGWFQPHKYSGNHNVNAFCSTDFFYQCADSQSNVSVPMNFMGYQTAHSGTGYMGGALFTPFFAGNGEREYAETKLTQTLVAGKKYNLNYFVSLVNKSRYSITKFDAYFSNDSLLYTSSDRMKIPVTPQIQYNGRINDTLNWVQISGSYVAIGGENFLTLGNFHDVTLCDSLSNPYFAPYPFAYYYYDDITLIEDTITAIDELGNSNFEIFPNPANASLQIKSLQLKKQVKIWNVYGSGVLNRSCNSYLENIDVSNLENGVYFVECEFGNGMKQRRKIVVQH; encoded by the coding sequence ATGAGCAGAATAATTCAGTACACATTTGTTCTATTATCCTTTTCATTTTTTCAAACAAAGGCTCAAAATATAGTACCTAACGGGGACTTTGAAAATTTTTCAACTTGTCCCAATATTCCAACTCAATTATTTTATGCTACTGGCTGGTTCCAACCGCATAAATATTCTGGCAATCATAATGTAAATGCTTTTTGTAGTACAGATTTTTTTTACCAATGTGCCGATTCACAATCCAATGTTTCCGTACCAATGAATTTTATGGGATATCAAACGGCACATAGTGGTACTGGGTATATGGGAGGAGCTTTATTTACACCATTTTTTGCTGGAAATGGAGAAAGGGAATATGCTGAAACAAAATTAACACAAACTTTAGTCGCAGGCAAAAAGTATAACTTAAATTATTTTGTTTCACTGGTAAATAAAAGTCGTTATTCTATCACAAAATTTGATGCTTATTTTTCCAATGATAGCTTACTTTACACAAGTTCTGATCGGATGAAGATACCTGTAACACCACAAATTCAATATAATGGAAGAATTAATGACACTTTAAATTGGGTTCAGATTAGTGGAAGTTATGTAGCTATTGGCGGAGAAAATTTCTTAACTCTTGGAAATTTTCATGATGTTACTTTATGTGACTCTTTGAGTAATCCCTATTTTGCTCCATATCCATTTGCATATTATTACTATGATGATATCACCTTAATTGAAGATACAATAACAGCAATAGATGAATTGGGAAATTCCAATTTTGAAATTTTTCCAAATCCTGCAAATGCTAGCTTGCAAATAAAATCACTTCAACTCAAGAAACAAGTTAAGATTTGGAATGTTTATGGAAGTGGGGTTTTAAATAGGTCCTGTAACAGTTATCTTGAAAATATTGATGTTTCAAATCTCGAAAATGGGGTTTATTTTGTTGAGTGTGAATTTGGAAATGGAATGAAGCAGAGAAGAAAGATTGTTGTTCAGCATTGA
- a CDS encoding tyrosine-type recombinase/integrase, which produces MATANYYLQSKKNPAVIYVRLRDGKTIDAKAKTNLVVDPDEWSAAKGQPKSNKEEGLKLLTTKLDKLKGRLFDAYNKRELQDKIDSNWLKTFINPPEVIEGVPTKLIEYIDYFILHKKNVVGSSTYKRNRVYKALIERFQMAMGRDYYIRDVDADFQLNFEKYCDEQNYAHNTIARTLKFIKTICFHARKNRVEVHFQMENIKVKLTKVNKVYLTLEEIKKIENKVYASDYHDNARDWLIISCETGQRVSDFMRFRKGQIRYESEVPLIEFTQLKTNKKMAIPLSKKVLGILQKRKGEFPRQISDQRYNEYIKEVAKLAGITSKTEGSKMNNKTNRKVTGVFPKYQLVASHIGRRSFATNNFGKIPTALLCYITGHSTEKMFLEYIGKTETENAIQFAKYF; this is translated from the coding sequence ATGGCAACAGCAAATTATTATTTACAAAGCAAAAAGAATCCCGCGGTTATTTATGTCCGCTTAAGAGATGGAAAAACTATCGACGCTAAGGCTAAAACTAACTTAGTTGTAGACCCCGATGAATGGAGTGCGGCTAAAGGACAACCCAAAAGCAATAAGGAGGAAGGTTTGAAATTATTAACTACTAAACTGGATAAACTTAAGGGAAGATTATTCGATGCGTACAACAAACGAGAGCTACAAGATAAGATAGATTCCAATTGGTTAAAGACTTTTATTAACCCTCCAGAAGTTATTGAAGGAGTTCCAACAAAATTGATTGAATACATCGATTATTTCATTCTTCATAAAAAAAACGTAGTTGGTTCCTCTACATACAAAAGAAATCGTGTTTATAAAGCACTAATTGAGCGATTTCAAATGGCAATGGGTAGAGATTATTATATAAGAGATGTTGATGCTGATTTTCAATTGAATTTTGAAAAATATTGTGACGAACAAAACTATGCGCATAATACAATTGCTCGCACTTTAAAATTTATAAAGACAATTTGTTTCCACGCTCGCAAAAACAGGGTAGAGGTTCACTTTCAGATGGAAAATATTAAAGTTAAGCTAACAAAAGTGAACAAAGTATATCTGACCTTAGAAGAAATAAAAAAGATTGAAAATAAAGTCTATGCTTCTGATTATCATGATAACGCAAGGGACTGGCTTATTATTAGTTGTGAAACCGGTCAAAGAGTTTCTGATTTTATGCGATTCAGGAAGGGACAAATACGATACGAGTCAGAAGTACCCCTAATTGAATTTACACAGCTTAAAACGAATAAAAAGATGGCTATTCCTTTAAGTAAAAAAGTCCTTGGCATCCTCCAAAAAAGAAAGGGTGAATTTCCTCGACAAATAAGCGACCAGCGATATAATGAGTATATTAAGGAAGTTGCTAAATTAGCTGGAATTACAAGCAAAACCGAGGGAAGCAAAATGAATAATAAGACAAATAGAAAAGTTACAGGAGTTTTTCCTAAGTATCAATTGGTAGCCTCTCATATTGGAAGACGCTCCTTTGCCACAAATAATTTCGGAAAAATCCCAACTGCATTACTATGCTATATCACCGGGCATTCTACTGAAAAGATGTTTTTGGAATATATAGGCAAAACTGAAACAGAAAATGCCATTCAATTTGCAAAGTATTTTTAA
- a CDS encoding helix-turn-helix domain-containing protein — protein sequence MSELFDEVKVIKEQMEAVIINFQPKTPPDYMTRLEVAEMLSCDLSTIHSWTRKGKLIPYGIGNRVYYKRNEVEAALVPFGKNKGENI from the coding sequence ATGTCGGAACTCTTTGATGAGGTTAAAGTCATTAAAGAACAAATGGAAGCAGTGATAATTAATTTCCAACCCAAAACGCCTCCTGATTATATGACCCGATTAGAGGTAGCTGAAATGCTATCCTGTGATTTAAGCACCATCCACAGTTGGACGAGGAAAGGTAAACTAATACCTTATGGAATCGGGAATCGAGTTTATTATAAACGAAATGAAGTAGAAGCCGCTTTGGTTCCTTTTGGAAAAAATAAAGGGGAAAATATCTAA
- a CDS encoding T9SS type A sorting domain-containing protein: MSQTSGINNYWLSGYQGGISGGGGQMTLNFDTLPLFIHRTPRKMNFDATNASISDRRGNLLFYSNGGWIANSIHDSLSNGRLPYGTYNHRYYGEQVPQESLFLESPGDTNIYFMFYNLVEVMPAGYVASKYLYYLRIDKRPNNGLGAVIQKNISAINDTLIVGEITSCKHGNGRDWWVICHRIQSNLFYKVLLTPQGVSSPTTQYIGDTMQFVQAIGQAVFSPDGTKYASYHAKHNDNDLLILDFDRCSGTFSNPIHITIDDSASAGGVAFSPNSQLIYVSSINYVYQFDVAAANIPLSKRKIATYDGYYSPQPPFSSNFFLAQLAPDGKIYINSANTVVDLHVINQPDSLGLACDLVQHSFHLPALNAFTIPNHPNYFLRADSGSVCDTLMLGLPNFFLNKEKLSIDLYPNPSNDKLIVSYQPIDTPQTLEVVDISGKTVLKSNVPQWSQYQNLDISKLFEGVYLCRLVCRDKIVSAKFVISR, from the coding sequence ATGTCTCAAACCTCTGGCATTAATAACTATTGGTTATCGGGTTATCAAGGAGGTATATCGGGAGGTGGTGGTCAAATGACGCTTAATTTTGACACCCTCCCTTTATTCATTCACCGTACACCACGGAAAATGAATTTCGATGCGACCAATGCCAGCATTTCAGACAGAAGAGGTAATTTGCTTTTTTACTCGAATGGAGGTTGGATTGCAAATTCAATTCATGATAGTTTGTCTAACGGAAGGTTACCCTATGGAACATACAATCATCGATATTATGGAGAGCAAGTGCCACAAGAGAGTTTATTTCTAGAATCGCCAGGAGATACCAATATATATTTCATGTTTTACAATTTAGTGGAAGTTATGCCAGCTGGTTACGTAGCTTCAAAATATCTATATTATTTAAGAATTGATAAACGTCCCAATAATGGTTTAGGTGCTGTAATCCAAAAAAACATAAGTGCGATCAATGATACCCTCATTGTTGGAGAGATTACTTCTTGCAAACATGGGAATGGGAGAGATTGGTGGGTTATATGTCATAGAATACAATCTAATTTGTTTTATAAAGTATTATTGACACCACAAGGTGTTTCCTCCCCTACAACTCAATATATTGGAGATACTATGCAATTTGTACAAGCAATTGGACAAGCAGTTTTTTCACCTGATGGAACCAAATACGCTAGCTATCATGCCAAGCATAATGATAATGATTTATTGATTTTGGATTTTGATCGTTGTAGTGGAACTTTTTCTAATCCTATTCATATTACAATAGATGATAGCGCATCGGCAGGTGGCGTTGCCTTTTCACCTAACTCACAATTAATTTATGTCTCCTCTATTAACTACGTTTACCAATTTGATGTAGCAGCTGCAAATATTCCCCTTAGTAAGAGAAAAATTGCTACTTATGATGGGTATTATTCGCCACAACCTCCTTTTTCCAGCAATTTTTTCCTTGCTCAATTAGCACCGGATGGAAAAATTTATATTAATAGTGCTAATACAGTCGTTGATCTTCATGTAATAAATCAACCCGATAGTTTGGGCTTGGCTTGTGATCTTGTTCAACACAGTTTTCATCTTCCAGCACTAAATGCTTTTACAATTCCGAATCATCCAAATTATTTTTTAAGAGCAGATAGTGGCAGCGTTTGTGATACTCTGATGCTTGGTCTCCCCAATTTTTTTCTGAACAAGGAGAAACTCAGTATTGATCTGTATCCAAATCCATCAAATGATAAGTTAATAGTTAGTTACCAACCTATTGATACACCTCAAACTTTGGAAGTTGTAGACATTAGTGGAAAAACAGTTCTAAAGAGCAATGTTCCCCAATGGAGTCAATACCAAAATCTTGATATTAGTAAATTATTTGAAGGGGTTTATTTATGTAGGCTAGTTTGTAGGGATAAGATTGTCAGTGCAAAATTTGTTATTTCTAGGTAA